The sequence ACCTACGTAGGTCAAAAAGTCTTTCACATCAAGTGGTTTCCAGGTGAATTTCTTTCCAGCCTCAGCCCTCTTCTCAGCAAAAGCGTTTGTGCTTCTTATGATCGCGTCAATAACAAATGTGGTAAAAATAGCTGAAAAGCTCAAGTGGTGAATATGTTGCACTCGTGATCAACTGAAGTCCTGGTGGTCTTTTTGGAGCAAACGCGAATAAAACTCGAGCCCTTATCTGCATCTGTAACATCATGCCAGCTTTCTTCTTCTCCAGAAGACTATGGTGGAGCACTCCTTCCCTGTAGTGAAGATCTAGCTCTTGCTCTGCCTCTACTTCTGCTTCTACTTCTTGTATGTGAAGAAGTGGGAGTGGGTGAGGGAGTGGGTGATGGGCTGGTTCCAGCTGTGCAAtcacaataataaatataatacaatgaATAACTTTACAAAACGTTTATGTAAGTCTGGAAACATTATTAGGTAAGTTTAGGAACATTTACTTATCCAGATCAGGATCCTCTCCTTCAATAAAGGCTGCTTCGCGCACCAAGTCATAGCTCGCATTGCTTTCAGATTCGGAGTTACTAAATTGATAAATTTTTTCCAAAACAGCCTCCACGCCGACAAAAACCTTCATCTGTGGCTCTTTTGGCTTTTTAGATGCCATTTCTTGAGGAAATAAACAAATCCATGCGCGCAGTTGCTTGGCGTGAGGTTTTGCGCGTCATCTAGCTTTGTTGTCATCTCCTCTCTTCTCGTTTACAGTGCAATATCACAGCCCCTGATTGGCTTATTAGATCTCTTGCCGTAAAGCTGAGAGTCTAAGCTACAGAGTCTGCTCCAGACCCCGCTCCAGCCCATAGCTCCTCCCAAGAATTTTTTTGGGGGTGCCATATCCCCCTGGTCATAGGGGCCGAGGCCACTGAGATCACACCTCCATGACGCCCTGAACCTCCTGATCTGCCATGGCTCCCCAATATCCTGAACCGCCATGGTCTCCTGGGCTGCCCGAGCAGCCTGAACTGTCATGGCCACCTGAGCTGCATGAGCCATCATAGACCCCGAGTTCCTGGCTCTGTCCTGGCAGGAGAGTGGCGGTGGCAATGCGGGTGGCTGTGGCCCCTGTGTTCCCGGCTCCAACCTGGAGGTCACGTGGATGCCTGCATCGTCGCCATTGTTCTCCTGCTGTGACTCTAGGACACCTGCCCTCTTATGAAGTTAAATTTCTGCCACAATTCCACATGCGCAAGACTGTATTTTGAGCACGCAAAAGGGCATTTCGCACGCACGTGAACTGAGTTTTGTGGAGAAATGTTCGTCTCGCAAATAAAGTGTTTTGTGCGAATGAAAatcaatttttcatttaaaaaaagtttatttggaTGTGCGCAGATGTTCTCTTTCGCGTGTGCAATGTTTCACTTGCTTGCTCTCCTCATACCCACACTGAGCACTCTCAATCGCCGATGGCTCGCGCGCTCAACACAACAGAGCATTAccatagagtgcctcagggatgacgcatttttgtaggcaacacccagaagcgagttagcattttagggcttccggttccaacgccataaagtctatgggttttttgaatgggtttttgttaaatcgcctgaaataaggtctgtggttaacaaagcctctaaatactttcacgttttgatctatgacataaaacacaccagttataacccacttgtgattttttttttttacttttactgtgtcttaaaatcggcggttgctaacaaattgctaaaagggactacttcttttggtggggactttagacgtcataattaaaaacgggacatttggacagcatttcgcatgaaaaagtggataagtattaataacagcgcagatcataatcagctagcatgtttttaaataaagttgttttctaaataaagtttgaggaagcttggtggtgatgacgttgatccgcgaccatggtgtgctgtagtccgtttatagcctactgttagccttttatatctgacgactttatttaggtctcaaaatctataaatgttgtgttaacttaaagattatcttgatagacaaaacgtgtaagtgtccctttgttaaacacagagcttattttctacgattttccaaaagtctatgggaaaaatgcatacgctttcaatcgagggaacccgtgcgccactaacttccgggttggcctacaaaaacgcgtcatccctggggcactctgtGTGCCACAAttccagccaatcagagatgAGGCTGCTAAATTCTGATTTGCTGGCTTGACAATCACAAGACTCCCTGCTTTACCGACcgaggaagaggaaaaatacATGGTGGAAGACATTTGTTCAATGGCTTGAACACTATCATAGTCCCTTTAGGACTATGTAAAGTCTTTGACACTACTTATTTTAAAGTTCAAATGACTACCACTTGAGGtagattattttttatcaaaaatccTATCGTATTATTACATAATGGCATGTCCCAGTGTTTCATACACCTCAGTTGACTATGCAACGGAGCGTTCTTCTGAACTTCCGcaataatataagccagcttGAAAACTTCCGGTGTGAagtcatttgctggtgtgttgagcatcagtagttTAATACTTACtttataatcagaataaaataactgaaatagtcaggcatagcattaatttagttattgaAATGTaagaaatgataaaaaaaagacaTACCTCATTGTTCCTACAGCACGAGGATGCACCTATTAGGAGGGGGGAGTAATGTCACGGTTCACCATCTGTCTCACTGTGCctgaactccatttcccagcatCCCTCCTGATCCACACCTGCACCCAGTCAGCTTATCTCCTCGTTACATGGATTCCCTGCACCTGCACATCATTACCTGTACTCACTATATATACTCTCTACTTCTGCACTCCCTTGTCTGGACTCGTCAACCGTACCATGTTTTCTCACCTGACCCCCTTAACTGTGATCTACTTATCTGTTGTTCCTGCACTCAGTCCTTGTTCTCCACCCCACTTTCATCTCAGAAAACATATGCACGTTTATGGCCAGTTTTGTTCTTTACTACAGCTGAAACATTAATCAGCTTTTTTTGTGTTTGGCAGCCCATATCCTGACTAGGGCTAGAGTAGTTGATCAAATAATTCCTGTTTTGGAACCTCTGCACTGGCTCCTGTCCGCCTCAGTACCCGCCATTTCATGAGAGTGGCATATTGATTCTGAATGTGtatatcaaatgtaaaacagTTTAAATCGTTCTGTTTACTTTATCACTTCGCTCACTCCAGTAAAAGGTGTAACGTGCCTGTACAGTGCACACAAATTTACAcctagtttattttttaataaatcctgATATGTGTGTAAAAAATTGTGTACACACATTTCTATGCTAATTTTGTGTACGCAACGTTTACACATCAGGCCCTAGGTTTAAATCTTAATGTCTCCCTCATTTACTTCTGATCCAATCAACCAAAATTCAACTTAATACCAGATGTAAATGGGGCCTTTGTTGGTTTAGATGTGTTGCTTTGTGCCATTTAAACTAGGTTTAAtgtgtatttgtttttgttttgcattaGACCTGATGCAGCAGATAGAGGGCCGCCAAGAACTGGATGAATTTGTccacatgaaaattcacaccggagagaagccttacacctgcctaCAGTGTGGAAAgattttcagtaaaaaaaaaaaacttaaaatccacatgagagttcacactggagagaagccttacacctgccaacagtgtggaaagagtttcagtcaaaaaaGAAACCTTAAAatccacatgagagttcacaccggagagaagcctttcacctgccatCAGTGTGGAAACAGGTTCACTCAAAAATCAGGCCTTAAtgcccacatgagaattcacactggagagactccattcacctgccaacagtgtgggaacagttacagtcataaaTCAAGCCTTAATGTccacatgaaaattcacaccAGAGAGAACCCAAGGTTTTCTAAAACCATGTGTATACCAGAACCGGCACAAAATTCTCTATATAAAacccagtcagcggaagattgtgaGTACATGCATCTCTACCCCATCTCctccattaaaaataaacatggaGTTTACAACACCTAATTTTACAATGCCTAACTTCACGAGCATAACATTTCCATATGGTTATTCTAATCCACATTATGCATGTTTGATACAAGACATTAGAAAAATTTGAGATACTGACTATGAATGCCGTTATGAATGCTTGAGCACGTTTGACCCCCAAAGCACGGTTTGTTTGACTAGTGTGATCGCTCCGTACCGTGGCCAGGCGCAGTTTGTTTAGCTGTCCCTGCACAGGTCAGTTGGAGCGCGGTACACATGCAGTGTGAGTGCTAACTGTGACGGAGCATGGAAGAGTTACTACTTTTGTGTGCACTACTGTCATCATTAAGACGACAAACATCTTTATTACTACTTGGACAGTACACGTTTAAATGAATGCAATTAATTtgcatgtatttgtatttatagcGGGTCTGGTTCTCACCTTATTGATGAACCGTAATTGTAGTTTGCGAGTAAAGCTGCAAATTCCTCCATTAACATTAGTTGCCTTCGTAATAATTCTCTGATACATGCTAATGAAAAACATTGCACGGCATAGTAGGCAGTATATTAGCGAAACTTGCATTGTATATGACACAAGCGTGCTCCGGCCTGGAACGTTAAGTGAACGCAATGTGAGTGCAGGACAGCAGGGGAGTGGGAGGGTGGACAATCGCGCTTGAGTTTGGTTCAAGGCAACcgtgcctagtgtgagtacacccttaGAATAAATATCAAAATTGTGTCAATTCCAATTCCCTTTTATTGTCATTGCACATAATACAATAAATTTAGTTAGCGAACCTTATGGTGGATCCACGCTTAACACAACAACAATAATTAAGACAATACATATAACAACAATACAGGAACTTGACAGTTCCGTGTAAAGGCAGTGCACATTATAATCACAAAGTGACCTTAACTGAAGTTATAATTAGAGGAATTGAAGCATTAACTATTCAAGGCGTAATCCAAAATTTAGTGTACAGCAGAATCATTCAGTTCTCTAATGGCTCTTGGGTAAAAACTGTTCTTAAATCTATTAGTCTGTGATGCAATGGGCTTAAAGCGGCTTCCAGAGAGCAGCTTGACAAACAGGTGATGTCCAAGGTGGGATGAGTCTTTGACCATATTGGTCAGACAACGACAGCTGAATAAATGTTCTAGTCTCTGATGATTTTCTGGGCTGTACTGATGACCATTCGGAGGGCTCTCATGTCTGCTGCTGAGCAGCTTGCAAACCACACAGGAATGCAATAGGTCAGTACACTCTTTGGTGCTGCGATATAAGGACACCAGCAGGTTTCGCTACAGTTGATTTTGCTTAAggattctcagaaaatgaattcTCTTCTGTGACTTTTTGACTATTTCAGTGGTTATAAGCCCCTGAGAGATCTGCAGCGATATACACTGATCAGTCATAatattatgagcactgacaggtgaagtcaATAACACTGATTAACTTTTCATCAAGGCACCTgagttagtgggtgggatatatcaagcagcaagtgaacattttgtcctcaaagttgatgtgttagaagtgGGAAAATTGGGCAAacataaggatttgagcgagattgacaagagccaaattgtgatggctagatgagatgggtgttcccagtctgcagtggtcagtatctatcaaaagtagatcactgacaagctacgcaatattgcgtggcttgtcagtgaactacggctctgtctattaaatgccgctccatttgaaagcaggtgatggcgatttagcggtaatcagggaaccggctttactgacgaaatgcgtgtgacagTTGCATgagatatatcgcccagccctaatgtggatgttactttgacacatactacctacctaagcattgttgcagaccatgtactcTTTCATGGAAAAgatattccctggtggctgtggcctctttcagcaggataatgtgccctaccacaaagcaaaaatggttcagaaatggtgtgaggagcacaacaaccaGTTTGAGGAGTTGACTTGTCTTTCagattccccagatctcaattcaaatgagcatctgtgggatgtgctgaacaaacaagtccgatccatggaggctccacctcgcaacttacaggacttaaaggatctgctactaacaccttcaggggtctaatggagtccatgcctcgatgggtcagAGTTGTTTTGGCGGCAAAAGTGGagccaacacaatattaggaagatGGTCATAATGTGCCTAGGAACTCAAAAACAGGGACAGTTTCTACACTGTTTCATTTATGTATAAAGGCGTTTTGACTACACTGCTCTTTCTGAAATTTATTATGAGTGCTTTTGTTTTTAAGCAGTTCAGTCTGAGATTATTGCCTGAACACCACACTGCCAATCTTTGGACTTGTCCCTATAAGCATTCTCATCCTCTCTTGAAACGAGTCCAACCACAGTTGTATCGTCGGAAAACTTGTTGTTTGTAGGGTGAGTGGGGACAAAGTCATAAGTATAGAGAGTATAAATAAGAGGACTCGGAACACAACCTTGTGGGACGCCTGTGCTGAGGGTGGAGGGCAGGTGGAGACCAAGTCTAATAGTCTGAGGGCGTTTTGTCAAAAAGTCCTTGATCCAATGAGAGATGGATTGGGAAAAGCTCACATCTGCAAGCTTTGTGACCAATCTGCCCAGAATCACTGTATTAAAGGCAGAGCTAAAGTCTATAAAGAACATCCTTTCACAATTACCTAGATGTTTCAGCTGGCTCAGCGTAGTGTGACGAGCAGTAACGACAGCATCCTCAGTAGATCTATTATTCTTTAAGCGAACTGGAATGGATCAAAAGTAGGTAGGAGACTGTCTTTAATATGTTGTAGGACCAGCTTCTCAAAGTTGTGTTAGTGTAATTGGTCGATAACCATTTAAGCTACTGAAGACTAGTCTTTTTTGGCAGTGGGATAATTGTGGATTGTGTGGCGAAAGACTGATTTGTGAaagatttttgtgaaaaccatggACAGCTGATCACTGTTCCTGTCACACCATCAGGGCTGACCACCTTCTTTGGGTCAATCACCCCAAGAACTGGTCTCACATAATGCATAATGAGAAATATTCTTACTTTTACAAATACTCTTCACTAAATTATAGTattcaacatttgaagtggatcaacaaaattcatcaaagttgtcctaaggaggttttaggacaactttgatgaaaggttttgatccaattcaaatgttgactactgtattttCTCAGAACATGAGATCTGCTATTTAAAGTGGAATTATGCATCAAGAAAACCGTACTGTAGTTAAAACATTAGGAGACTCAGAGACTTGAATTTGTCTCCCTCATTAACTTATGAACTGAtcaaccaaaacgcatcttaatacgaGGTGTAAACAGGGCTTTTGTTGGTTTACATGTGTTGTTTTGTGCCACTAAACTAAGGTtaacttgtttgttttttttctttagaccTGATGCAGCTGAAAGAGGAGAGTCAAGAACTGGAGGAAATGGAAGAGAAAAATCAGCATATGGAAGATCATGATTTCAgaactggagaaaaaaaaagttgctttatgacaaaaaaagtctCTTCACAAAAAAAAGCTCTGAATACAGAAACTAGAAGTGATTTaacctgccaacaatgtggaaaaagtttctCTAGAAAATCAAGTCTTAATGGCCACataagaattcacactggagaaaagcctttcacctgccaacggtgtggaaagagtttcacacataaatcaaacttttatctccacatgagaattcacactggagaaaactCATTcccctgccaacagtgtggaaagaatTTCAGTCAAAAACGAAACCTTAGTGTCCACATgaaagttcacactggagagaagcctttcacctgccaacagtgtggaaagagttttactCAAAAATCAAACCTTAATgtccacatgagagttcacactggagaaaccccattcacctgccaacagtgtgggaACTGTTACACTCATAAATCAAGCCTTAATGTCCACATGAAAATTCACTCTAGAGAGCCAAATGTGTGGAAGGGGTTTCACTCAAAAATCATATGAACATATTAAAGTTCACACTTGAGAGAAACCATTCACGTAATCAGTGTGGAAGGAGTTTCAGATGTAAAGTAACTCTTAAAACcaacattaatttaaacaagAGTAAAGGAAGAAAATGGCAGTAGAATATCAATATGTAAGAAGTCACAATTGTCTGTCTTCCCTGATAATGTGGTATCTTCCATTGTGAATCATTGATTCTCCAAAGTGGGTGGAAGTTCACCTCCTGCAGGTAACGCAGCCCATCCTTGAGTAAGGGGTGACTGTACAAGTTTATATTTCCAGTGCAGACCTGATTTCTGAACAGTTAAAagaacagtttttatttttacatcagCAGAACTTCTCCTGGGAAGAACATGATTAAGTCAGAGGGTCTCAGTTTGAGAGTGTTGCCATCAGATTCCATCTAATTTGTTTTAGGAAGTTTGTGCATTGCTGCAGGATATGTTGGAGGTTGGTATCATTCAAAAGTGCTGTAGTATATGGGCCTCAACAATAGGTTTGGTAAAGAAGAAAGACAGggctctttgtttttgtttagatTACAGCAGACCGAACAAGGTAGcacataaagatgcatttcctCTACCCCAGGGATGGACAGCTTCATCTCCTGCAGAGTTAAGCTCCTATCCTTTAGCTTTCTAATAATCCTGAGGAAATTGATTAGCTTGTTTAGGTGTTTTTGATTAGggtcagggcttgacattaacttttttgctcaccagccaatgtggctagtggttttccaaagttactagccactcagcattttcactggccacaattttgctgtggggaaattacattttatatgattaaagttgactctggcatgcttaaattacttgattttgagtcattttacttgatttacaagatttaaaaccctttcaaacttacaaatgcagattgaccacccaaatcaagactatACATTGCATATATCAGGTAtgtatagttatttttgttaggctatataaaaagaacaaagaattttcaaatagtaattttaatatatatatatatatatatatatatatatatatatatatatatatatatatatatatatatataaaatatatataaaatatatatatatatatatataaatttcagatacatatgtttatttagcatacatgtatacatttatttaacattttttgatgtttgattaggtatttatttgggggctgctgaatgcatggacgtcaTATACTGACACATCCATTTTTTACCCACTTAACTGTAAGCCATagccgactgtattcacgcatGATACTCCACAAGATGCATTTTGacatctgtgtgtgcgtgtattcaGGCACGAGGAGACCTGATCGCGCCTGACAGAGAGAGAGCGCACgcgagcgcttctgttgtgtcattcagcgcgattccgcctatcccgccttcactaactgcaagttaatcgataaagaattgtgactgaattgtaattttgtgatacGATGAGCTTGGCTATTTTTCATTTGGCTGTaggctgaaattatattcaacccgccaaagtggctagtgggagtggctgtcttacccgtcacagctgaaatctacccgcatttggcgggttggcgggtgttaatgtcaagccctgattagGGTTAAAGCTGAtctctgcaggacaatggccgTCCAGGACCGAAGATCTCTGCTTTGCCTCATATAGAAGAGTCACTGACCATGTTGTCCAaagcttttttccttttttttttttttttttttttcaactttggATCTTGCAAGTTATTGACAGGCCAATCATCGGGATGTTACCAGGACCTAAGACAACTTTTATTACACCTGAGTTATATGAATTTGATCAGATGCCCTTTGGGCTTCGTAATGCACCAGGGACCTTTCAACATTTAGCCCTCTGGGGTCGGCAGAGGTGCCAGTGCATTCACTTGCATTTTTTCCTAACAAATAATGCATAATttgaaactgtatttttatttgtatacaaaataacaaaactttgtgttttttttttttaaataaagaaaacaaatggTGCTCTTTCTGATGTCCATCCGTGAACTTTCTGAAAAGCATCACATAAATGAAGAGAAACTCTTCAAGATACTTGACACACAGACATGAGAGATGTGTCTTTAGAAAGCTTGAAGTGTCTTCTTTCCCAGGTATAAAACGCATACTTGAATGCACttgaaaaatatacatatacaattGTGTTAAATACAATCAAGTACATTTGTAGAACATTCTTATTTTTTGTActaaataaaactgtaaaatttaTACACTATAAACACTAATTAAAAGTATATTTCTACTTCACTTGTACTTCAGTGCACTTGAATAACTAAATACCACTAATActtaaatagatttttattgcattgaaataaagtatactgCCACAAAAATATACAGAGTTTTATTAGTATATTTCTTAAAAGTGTGCTTTGAATGTTCAATCTTAGTAGAGATTTATAATGTAAtcctaaatttaaataaaattttgccCTGTGTTGTCAGATTGTTGGTGTGTTCATGCAGTGTTATTCCTGGCTGTGTTTGGGTTTCTCTGGCCTCATTCCTGCTCTGGAAATTCCCAGTCAAGACAGTTTTGGATTACTGTTGGATTCATGTCGGAGGATTGATTTGCCATTGCAGTCTTTGTGCTACCAAGAAATACTTTGCATCCGTGATGACCCATTTTACCTTTCCTtctgttatttttcttaataaaCTGATATTTTCTGCACTCCTTATTATGTGACAGTACCATTTTTAAGACACCATAAACACGTAGTA is a genomic window of Chanodichthys erythropterus isolate Z2021 chromosome 14, ASM2448905v1, whole genome shotgun sequence containing:
- the LOC137035525 gene encoding gastrula zinc finger protein XlCGF57.1-like; protein product: MAFIKQESEDIKIEEVFSVKHEETEEQTEIETHQTRQHFSSLQLSNFDLMQQIEGRQELDEFVHMKIHTGEKPYTCLQCGKIFSKKKKLKIHMRVHTGEKPYTCQQCGKSFSQKRNLKIHMRVHTGEKPFTCHQCGNRFTQKSGLNAHMRIHTGETPFTCQQCGNSYSHKSSLNVHMKIHTRENPRFSKTMCIPEPAQNSLYKTQSAEDYLMQLKEESQELEEMEEKNQHMEDHDFRTGEKKSCFMTKKVSSQKKALNTETRSDLTCQQCGKSFSRKSSLNGHIRIHTGEKPFTCQRCGKSFTHKSNFYLHMRIHTGENSFPCQQCGKNFSQKRNLSVHMKVHTGEKPFTCQQCGKSFTQKSNLNVHMRVHTGETPFTCQQCGNCYTHKSSLNVHMKIHSREPNVWKGFHSKII